A section of the Aricia agestis chromosome 4, ilAriAges1.1, whole genome shotgun sequence genome encodes:
- the LOC121726584 gene encoding tubulin glycylase 3C-like isoform X1: protein MTENYENGVKSGNEQIIVDDGKLNPVCSPSKQSQNLTLSWNENTESAEIGKNKECQRHYSEQNRKKSKLNEAERRKRIQCLKDIAEYCRVELNVENIIDTNSQSSSDLDGTQEIIQESEQTSLCGISSLNEKSNQGSEQMPHILLSQTEESIDGCEQKIFNGSLCTNENSSQNEPTKKKDALLKLQRKRERQQRYREQNREKLKKREAERRKRKQCLQNIAAYLKVELNDEDKSETTLNIEGSRLSYIERRMESKLEKNRERQKRYRERKKEKLKQLKAECLQSPEIIAELLRENNKKKEWQQRYREKNREKLRQREKERRKRVQCLQKIAEICKLELDDQGVLESNVQSSSASEQSGLGQFGEFGLDHFAFKFDMQKVLTQPPDALNEIPTM from the exons TTTAACTCTGTCATGGAATGAGAATACTGAATCTGCAGAAATTGGTAAAAATAAAGAATGTCAACGACATTACAGTGagcaaaatagaaaaaaatcaaaacttaatGAAGcagaaagaagaaaaaggatACAATGCTTAAAAGATATTGCAGAATATTGTAGAGTAGAATTAAATGtagaaaatataatagataCTAACTCTCAGAGTTCATCAGATTTGGACGGAACACAAGAAATCATTCAGGAAAGTGAGCAAACCTCTTTATGTGGTATTTCAAGTTTGAATGAGAAATCAAATCAAGGAAGTGAGCAAATGCCTCACATACTCTTAAGCCAGACTGAAGAATCAATTGATGGATGtgagcaaaaaatatttaatggatCCCTGTGTACAAATGAAAATTCTAGCCAAAACGAACCAACTAAGAAAAAAGATGCTCTTCTAAAACTTCAAAGAAAGAGAGAACGACAGCAGAGGTACAGGGAGCAGaatagagaaaaattaaaaaagcgtGAGGCAGAAAGAAGAAAACGAAAGCAATGCCTACAAAATATTGCAGCATATCTTAAAGTAGAGTTAAATGATGAAGATAAATCTGAAACAACACTGAATATAGAAGGATCGAGGTTATCCTATATTGAAAGGCGTATGGAAtctaaattagaaaaaaatagagAACGTCAAAAAAGATACAGGGAGCggaaaaaagaaaaacttaagcAACTGAAAGCTGAATGTCTACAAAGTCCAGAAATAATTGCAGAGTTGTTGAG ggaaaacaataaaaagaaGGAATGGCAACAAAGATACAGAGAAAAGAACAGAGAAAAATTAAGACAGCGTGAAAAAGAGAGAAGAAAACGCGTGCAATGTTTACAAAAGATTGCAGAAATTTGTAAATTAGAGTTAGACGATCAAGGAGTATTAGAATCTAATGTTCAAAGTTCGTCCGCCTCGGAACAATCTGGTTTAGGACAATTTGGTGAATTTGGCTTAGATCACTTTGCATTTAAGTTTGATATGCAAAAAGTTTTGACGCAACCACCTGACGCTCTAAATGAAATCCCAACAATGTAA
- the LOC121726584 gene encoding histone-lysine N-methyltransferase, H3 lysine-79 specific-like isoform X2 produces the protein MKVLSRTTPTEQTEKSYELKIVASVSHGPRSLTLSWNENTESAEIGKNKECQRHYSEQNRKKSKLNEAERRKRIQCLKDIAEYCRVELNVENIIDTNSQSSSDLDGTQEIIQESEQTSLCGISSLNEKSNQGSEQMPHILLSQTEESIDGCEQKIFNGSLCTNENSSQNEPTKKKDALLKLQRKRERQQRYREQNREKLKKREAERRKRKQCLQNIAAYLKVELNDEDKSETTLNIEGSRLSYIERRMESKLEKNRERQKRYRERKKEKLKQLKAECLQSPEIIAELLRENNKKKEWQQRYREKNREKLRQREKERRKRVQCLQKIAEICKLELDDQGVLESNVQSSSASEQSGLGQFGEFGLDHFAFKFDMQKVLTQPPDALNEIPTM, from the exons ATGAAGGTACTGAGCCGCACAACACCAACGGAACAAACCGAAAAAAGTTACGAGCTCAAAATAGTGGCCAGTGTGTCCCACGGACCAAGGAG TTTAACTCTGTCATGGAATGAGAATACTGAATCTGCAGAAATTGGTAAAAATAAAGAATGTCAACGACATTACAGTGagcaaaatagaaaaaaatcaaaacttaatGAAGcagaaagaagaaaaaggatACAATGCTTAAAAGATATTGCAGAATATTGTAGAGTAGAATTAAATGtagaaaatataatagataCTAACTCTCAGAGTTCATCAGATTTGGACGGAACACAAGAAATCATTCAGGAAAGTGAGCAAACCTCTTTATGTGGTATTTCAAGTTTGAATGAGAAATCAAATCAAGGAAGTGAGCAAATGCCTCACATACTCTTAAGCCAGACTGAAGAATCAATTGATGGATGtgagcaaaaaatatttaatggatCCCTGTGTACAAATGAAAATTCTAGCCAAAACGAACCAACTAAGAAAAAAGATGCTCTTCTAAAACTTCAAAGAAAGAGAGAACGACAGCAGAGGTACAGGGAGCAGaatagagaaaaattaaaaaagcgtGAGGCAGAAAGAAGAAAACGAAAGCAATGCCTACAAAATATTGCAGCATATCTTAAAGTAGAGTTAAATGATGAAGATAAATCTGAAACAACACTGAATATAGAAGGATCGAGGTTATCCTATATTGAAAGGCGTATGGAAtctaaattagaaaaaaatagagAACGTCAAAAAAGATACAGGGAGCggaaaaaagaaaaacttaagcAACTGAAAGCTGAATGTCTACAAAGTCCAGAAATAATTGCAGAGTTGTTGAG ggaaaacaataaaaagaaGGAATGGCAACAAAGATACAGAGAAAAGAACAGAGAAAAATTAAGACAGCGTGAAAAAGAGAGAAGAAAACGCGTGCAATGTTTACAAAAGATTGCAGAAATTTGTAAATTAGAGTTAGACGATCAAGGAGTATTAGAATCTAATGTTCAAAGTTCGTCCGCCTCGGAACAATCTGGTTTAGGACAATTTGGTGAATTTGGCTTAGATCACTTTGCATTTAAGTTTGATATGCAAAAAGTTTTGACGCAACCACCTGACGCTCTAAATGAAATCCCAACAATGTAA